The Aeromonas veronii genome includes the window GCTGGCGCTGGCAATCCGCCAACCCGAACGGTTACGAAGAGTAGGCCCAGGCCGGCTCCCCACGATGTTCTCTTACCTCATTATCTGGAGTGATGATGTTCAACCCGATTGATCACCCGCACCGTCGTTTCAACCCGTTGACCGGCCAGTATGTGCTGGTCTCCCCCCACAGGGCCAAACGCCCCTGGCAGGGTCAGATCGAGAAGATAAGCCAGACGCCGAGCCAGGCCCACGATCCCGATTGCTTCCTCTGCGCGGGCAACAAGCGCGTCTCCGGCGACCAGAACCCCGACTATCGGGACACCTTCGTCTTCACCAACGACTTCGCCGCCCTGATGCAGGACACCCCGGCCGCCGCCACCGAACAGGATCCCCTGCTCAAGCTGGAAGCCGCCCGCGGCACCAGCCGGGTCATCTGCTTCTCGCCGGATCATGGCAAGACACTCCCGGAGCTGTCTCTGCCCGCCATCGAGGCGGTGATCACCACCTGGATGAGCCAGGTGGCCGAGCTGTCCCGGCAGTGGGAATGGGTGCAGGTGTTCGAAAACAAGGGCGCCGTCATGGGCTGCTCCAACCCGCATCCCCACGGTCAGCTGTGGGGCAGCGACTTCCTGCCCAACGAAATAGCCCGTGAGGAGGCGAATCAGCGCGCCTGGCTGGCCGATCACGGCAGCCCGCTGCTGGTCGACTATGTGCAGCGGGAGCTGGCGGATCGTTCGCGCATCGTGGTGGAGACGGAACATTGGCTGGCGGTAGTGCCCTTCTGGGCGGCCTGGCCATTCGAGACCCTGTTGCTGCCCAAGGCCCATGTGCCCTCCATGCTGGACCTCACCCCGGCCCAGCAACAGGATCTGGCGGTGGCCCTCAAGGAGCTCACCAGCCGTTACGACAACCTGTTCGAGTGCAGCTTCCCCTACTCCATGGGCTGGCACTTCGCCCCGCCGAACACGGATAGCCCCGAGGCCTGGCAGCTGCACGCCCACTTCTACCCGCCCCTGCTGCGCTCCGCCACCGTGCGCAAGTTCATGGTGGGCTTCGAGATGCTGGCGGAAACCCAGCGAGACCTGACGCCGGAACAGGCCGCAGAGCGGCTGCGCGCGCTCTCCCCCATTCATTACAAGCAGCAAGCCAATGAGGTGACCCCATGACCCCCAGCCAACGCGTCAGCGCCGTCTTCGCAGAACAGTTTGAACGCCAGCCCGATCTGCTGGTGCGCGCCCCCGGCCGCGTCAACCTCATCGGCGAGCACACCGACTACAACGACGGCTTCGTGCTGCCCTGCGCCATCGACTACGAGACCTGCGTCGCCATCGGCCTGCGCGATGACCACCTGGTCCATGTGATCGCCGCCGACTACGGCAACCAGCGCGACCTGTTCAACCTGGATGAAGCCATCACCCACCACCCGGATCAGCGCTGGAGCGACTATATCCGCGGCGTGGTGAAATACCTGCAGGCGCGCGGTCATGCCTTGCGCGGCCTCAACCTGGTGGTCTCCGGCAACGTGCCTCAGGGCACGGGGCTCTCTTCGTCCGCCTCCCTGGAAGTGGCCATCGGCCAGGCCTTCAAGGAGGCGCTGGGGCTCGACATCAGTCAGGCCGAGATCGCCCTCAACGGCCAGCAGGCGGAGAACCAGTTCGTCGGCTGCAACTGCGGCATCATGGATCAGATGATCTCCGCCAGCGGCGAGGTGGATCACGCCCTGCTGCTGGATTGCCGATCCCTGGAAACCCGCCTCATCCCCATGCCAACCAACCTGGCGGTGCTCATCGTCAACTCCAACGTGCGTCGCGGCCTGGTGGACAGCGAATACAACACCCGCCGCCAGCAGTGCGAGCACGCCGCCCGCCACTACGGGGTCAAGGCGCTGCGCGACCTGGATCTGGCCGCGCTGGAAGCAGGCAAGGAGGGGCTCGATGAGACCAGCTATCGCCGCGCCCGCCACGTGGTGGGCGAGAATGGTCGCACCCTGGCCGCCGCCGATGCCCTGGCGAGCGGCGATCTGGTGCGCCTCGGCGAACTGATGGCCGAGTCCCACGCCGCCATGCGGGACGACTTCGAGATAACCGTGCCCCCCATCGACGGTCTGGTGGAGATCATCAAGGCCCAGATCGGCACTGAGGGCGGCGTGCGCATGACGGGGGGT containing:
- a CDS encoding UDP-glucose--hexose-1-phosphate uridylyltransferase; its protein translation is MFNPIDHPHRRFNPLTGQYVLVSPHRAKRPWQGQIEKISQTPSQAHDPDCFLCAGNKRVSGDQNPDYRDTFVFTNDFAALMQDTPAAATEQDPLLKLEAARGTSRVICFSPDHGKTLPELSLPAIEAVITTWMSQVAELSRQWEWVQVFENKGAVMGCSNPHPHGQLWGSDFLPNEIAREEANQRAWLADHGSPLLVDYVQRELADRSRIVVETEHWLAVVPFWAAWPFETLLLPKAHVPSMLDLTPAQQQDLAVALKELTSRYDNLFECSFPYSMGWHFAPPNTDSPEAWQLHAHFYPPLLRSATVRKFMVGFEMLAETQRDLTPEQAAERLRALSPIHYKQQANEVTP
- the galK gene encoding galactokinase, translating into MTPSQRVSAVFAEQFERQPDLLVRAPGRVNLIGEHTDYNDGFVLPCAIDYETCVAIGLRDDHLVHVIAADYGNQRDLFNLDEAITHHPDQRWSDYIRGVVKYLQARGHALRGLNLVVSGNVPQGTGLSSSASLEVAIGQAFKEALGLDISQAEIALNGQQAENQFVGCNCGIMDQMISASGEVDHALLLDCRSLETRLIPMPTNLAVLIVNSNVRRGLVDSEYNTRRQQCEHAARHYGVKALRDLDLAALEAGKEGLDETSYRRARHVVGENGRTLAAADALASGDLVRLGELMAESHAAMRDDFEITVPPIDGLVEIIKAQIGTEGGVRMTGGGFGGCIVALLRPEQVDAVIARVESEYPARFGLKADCYVCSAKAGAGRL